Proteins from a genomic interval of Corynebacterium deserti GIMN1.010:
- a CDS encoding MFS transporter: MQDSKVDIRGPVHGTKDAKRVASGSAVGAMIESYDFIGFGTASALYLGAAFFPSQDPMTGVLASFATLGVGFIARPIGGVIGGHLGDKVGRKPVLVASLLLMGLATFLIGCLPTYDQVGVLAPILLVTVRILQGLAFGAEWGGAILMTYEHAPWKSKGFFTSFVQAGFPVGLLLANLVFLVSVALPGDWAWRTPFLFSAVLVIVGMIIRNKVPESPVFDEVKNSGTVVKSPIIEVFRTDWRNIFRGIGLRVAETAGYAVAITYMMSYIVNHEPPIGSNSDTLLALCIAAALGAFATVWWGRNTDKRGRRPQYIYVCAFSILWAFPMFLLVNAGSTVLMIVVFIVSYCVCQNALAGAQGAWFPELFSANVRSSGASLAYQISAMVSGITPFATTLLYIKFDWYGPAFLFAAYALCGLIAAVTTKETWSKDLRDEVDRITSETANGWAEAKESQKI, translated from the coding sequence ATGCAAGACTCGAAAGTTGATATCCGCGGGCCGGTTCACGGCACCAAAGACGCCAAGCGCGTAGCCAGCGGATCTGCCGTCGGCGCGATGATCGAAAGCTACGACTTCATCGGCTTCGGCACCGCATCCGCCCTGTACCTCGGCGCGGCGTTCTTCCCCAGCCAAGACCCAATGACCGGTGTTCTTGCATCATTTGCAACACTCGGCGTGGGATTCATCGCCCGTCCAATTGGTGGCGTCATCGGTGGTCATCTGGGAGATAAAGTCGGTCGCAAGCCAGTCCTGGTGGCGTCCCTGCTGCTCATGGGCTTGGCAACCTTCCTCATTGGCTGCCTTCCTACCTATGATCAGGTAGGCGTTCTTGCCCCCATACTGCTGGTCACCGTGCGTATCCTCCAAGGACTCGCCTTCGGTGCTGAGTGGGGTGGAGCAATTTTGATGACATATGAACACGCACCATGGAAGAGCAAAGGATTTTTCACCAGCTTCGTTCAGGCTGGCTTCCCCGTCGGCCTCCTGTTGGCAAACCTCGTATTCTTAGTTTCTGTTGCATTGCCAGGTGACTGGGCATGGAGGACCCCGTTCCTCTTCTCTGCGGTCTTGGTTATTGTTGGCATGATTATCCGAAACAAGGTTCCTGAATCCCCAGTCTTTGACGAGGTCAAGAACTCCGGCACTGTCGTGAAGTCCCCTATCATCGAGGTGTTCCGCACTGACTGGCGCAACATTTTTCGTGGAATCGGTCTGCGCGTGGCAGAAACTGCAGGTTACGCGGTGGCTATTACTTACATGATGAGCTACATCGTCAACCATGAACCACCAATCGGCAGCAACAGCGACACCCTTTTGGCACTGTGTATTGCTGCCGCTTTGGGTGCTTTCGCTACAGTCTGGTGGGGTCGAAACACTGACAAGCGCGGACGTCGCCCCCAGTACATCTACGTCTGTGCCTTCTCCATCCTGTGGGCATTCCCGATGTTCCTCCTGGTGAACGCGGGAAGCACTGTCCTCATGATTGTGGTATTCATCGTCTCCTACTGTGTCTGCCAGAATGCGTTGGCAGGTGCGCAGGGTGCATGGTTCCCAGAGCTGTTCAGCGCAAATGTCCGTTCTTCAGGAGCATCCCTTGCGTACCAGATCTCCGCAATGGTGTCCGGCATTACCCCATTTGCCACTACCCTGCTGTACATCAAGTTCGACTGGTACGGACCGGCCTTCTTGTTCGCCGCCTACGCATTGTGTGGTCTGATCGCAGCTGTTACCACCAAAGAAACGTGGTCTAAGGATCTGCGCGACGAAGTGGATCGGATCACTTCGGAAACCGCCAACGGCTGGGCGGAAGCCAAAGAGTCCCAGAAAATTTAA
- a CDS encoding SDR family NAD(P)-dependent oxidoreductase has protein sequence MPTQDQTENQFALTAVVTGGAAPRGIGQATAHRYAQEGWAVAILDLDEAAAKERAAEISAETGAPAIGLQCNVTDPASVTGAAEAVKNSDLPPVGALAAIAGVASPVDFLDLTLDEFNRVIAVNLTGTFLTCQAFLPQMIENGYGRIVTTSSVTAQHGGGVFSKTSYAAAKAGILGLTRGVAREFAHYGITANSIAPGVVDTDIRVGSTPDREEQLSASVPLGRQASPDEVAALYVWLSSKDAGYITGTTQSINGGSYVS, from the coding sequence ATGCCCACCCAAGACCAGACTGAAAATCAGTTCGCCCTCACCGCTGTCGTCACTGGTGGCGCCGCACCGCGTGGTATTGGCCAAGCGACGGCGCATCGATACGCGCAAGAAGGCTGGGCCGTCGCCATCCTTGACCTTGATGAGGCCGCAGCCAAGGAGCGCGCAGCCGAGATTTCCGCAGAGACCGGTGCACCTGCCATTGGCTTGCAGTGCAATGTCACCGATCCGGCTTCCGTCACCGGCGCTGCCGAAGCAGTAAAGAACTCGGATCTGCCCCCAGTTGGTGCCCTCGCAGCAATCGCAGGTGTGGCCTCCCCAGTGGATTTCCTCGACCTCACCCTTGATGAATTCAATCGCGTTATCGCTGTAAACCTCACCGGCACATTCCTCACCTGCCAGGCATTCTTGCCACAGATGATTGAAAACGGCTACGGACGCATCGTCACCACCTCATCAGTGACTGCCCAGCACGGTGGTGGAGTGTTCTCCAAGACCTCCTACGCCGCTGCTAAGGCCGGCATTCTGGGACTTACCCGAGGCGTCGCCCGCGAGTTTGCACACTACGGAATCACCGCAAACTCCATCGCACCAGGCGTTGTGGACACTGACATCCGCGTCGGCAGCACCCCTGACCGCGAAGAGCAGTTGTCCGCGTCCGTCCCACTGGGACGCCAGGCAAGCCCGGACGAAGTTGCAGCTCTCTACGTGTGGCTGAGCAGCAAAGACGCCGGATACATCACTGGCACAACCCAGTCCATCAACGGCGGATCCTACGTATCCTAA
- a CDS encoding transketolase: MTSTLPSTQSIDLRVSTIKEAAYNIRMGVLEQGEAQGEGYVGQGLGSADILAAVYKDQLRYKPEDPEWEDRDHFLLSIGHYALALYSALAEADVIPREELLTYAADDSRLPMSAMSTYTPGVEIAGGSLGHGLGLGVGRALGLRAQGRDDQKVFVLFSDGELDEGSTWEAAMAASHWKLGNLIAIVDMNGLQADGPTAEVLSNEPQEERWASFGWHTLRVNGNDPLALLEAFDAASETASATGQPHIIICDTTVGKGVPMLESREKLHFMKIATDEWSVCKKQLTEGYKADGIKNEDN, encoded by the coding sequence ATGACTAGCACGCTACCTTCAACGCAATCCATTGATCTGCGCGTATCCACCATCAAAGAGGCTGCCTACAACATCCGCATGGGTGTCCTCGAGCAGGGCGAAGCCCAAGGTGAAGGCTACGTTGGCCAGGGCCTTGGCTCCGCCGATATCCTCGCCGCGGTGTATAAAGACCAACTTCGCTACAAGCCAGAAGATCCAGAATGGGAGGATCGCGATCACTTCCTCCTCTCCATCGGCCACTACGCTCTTGCGCTGTACTCCGCACTGGCAGAAGCGGACGTCATTCCACGCGAAGAGCTACTGACCTATGCAGCTGATGATTCTCGTCTGCCCATGTCCGCCATGAGCACCTACACTCCAGGCGTAGAGATCGCCGGTGGCTCCCTTGGCCACGGCCTGGGTCTCGGCGTCGGACGTGCACTGGGATTGCGTGCCCAGGGCCGCGATGACCAAAAGGTCTTTGTTTTATTCTCTGACGGTGAACTCGATGAGGGATCAACCTGGGAAGCTGCCATGGCTGCATCTCACTGGAAACTGGGCAACCTCATCGCGATCGTGGACATGAATGGTCTCCAAGCAGATGGCCCCACCGCAGAAGTATTAAGCAACGAGCCGCAAGAAGAGCGCTGGGCATCTTTTGGTTGGCACACCCTACGTGTCAATGGAAACGATCCACTCGCATTGCTGGAAGCATTCGACGCCGCATCTGAGACCGCATCCGCCACTGGCCAGCCACACATCATCATCTGCGACACCACTGTGGGCAAGGGTGTCCCCATGTTGGAAAGCCGCGAAAAGCTCCACTTCATGAAGATCGCCACGGACGAGTGGAGCGTGTGTAAAAAGCAGCTCACTGAAGGATACAAAGCTGACGGAATCAAGAACGAGGACAACTAA
- a CDS encoding transketolase family protein — protein MTTATPKAPLRSAAMIASIADAGVPTTKAPLGAALNKVAESDPRIVGLSADLAKYTDMHIFRDKFPDRFFQMGMAEQSLLMAAAGMAEVGLVPFASTYSVFATRRAYDFLCLDIAEPNINVNIMAALPGLTTGYGPSHQATEDINILRGIPNLTIIDPCDAVDIEQAIPQLVDTPGPTYTRLLRGAVPRILDQYDYEFELGKAKVVRPGDDALLVSSGLMTMRALLVAEELSKQGIEVSVLHCATIKPFDEETVAREVNTDRPVFTLENHTVIGGLFSCVAEALAKQGIGKKIHHIALPDEFLAAGALPTLHDRYGLSKNAVLERVLQELKKP, from the coding sequence ATGACTACCGCAACCCCAAAGGCGCCACTGCGTTCAGCAGCCATGATTGCATCGATTGCAGATGCTGGAGTTCCTACCACCAAAGCCCCACTCGGCGCAGCCTTGAACAAGGTAGCCGAAAGTGATCCCCGTATCGTTGGCCTCAGCGCCGACTTGGCCAAGTACACCGACATGCACATCTTCAGGGATAAGTTCCCTGATCGATTCTTCCAAATGGGCATGGCTGAGCAGTCACTGCTCATGGCAGCAGCAGGCATGGCAGAGGTTGGTCTTGTACCTTTCGCCTCCACCTACTCTGTTTTTGCTACTCGACGCGCCTATGACTTCCTGTGCCTCGACATCGCCGAACCCAACATCAACGTCAACATCATGGCAGCCCTTCCGGGTCTTACCACTGGATATGGCCCCTCACACCAGGCCACCGAAGACATCAACATCCTTCGTGGAATTCCCAACCTGACCATCATCGATCCTTGCGATGCAGTGGATATTGAGCAGGCTATTCCTCAACTGGTGGACACCCCTGGCCCTACCTATACCCGTCTTCTACGAGGTGCGGTGCCGCGCATCCTCGATCAATACGATTACGAGTTCGAGCTGGGTAAAGCCAAGGTTGTCCGTCCAGGCGATGACGCGTTGCTCGTTTCTTCAGGTTTGATGACCATGCGTGCGCTTCTCGTCGCTGAGGAACTGTCCAAGCAGGGCATCGAGGTCTCCGTGCTGCACTGCGCCACCATCAAGCCATTTGATGAGGAAACGGTGGCCAGGGAAGTCAACACTGATCGCCCAGTGTTCACATTGGAAAACCACACTGTCATCGGTGGCCTCTTTAGCTGTGTTGCAGAAGCACTGGCTAAGCAAGGCATTGGCAAGAAAATTCACCACATCGCACTTCCAGATGAGTTCCTCGCTGCCGGAGCACTGCCAACGCTCCACGACCGCTATGGACTTTCCAAGAATGCAGTCCTTGAGCGGGTTCTGCAGGAATTGAAGAAGCCCTAA
- a CDS encoding BglG family transcription antiterminator, which translates to MSHSQSNSQLSAVVQLLITEGDFLRAAHVAQHLGVSTKTVYRLIEGAKKDPSLSNIIESQRGLGFRIAPGRFEDALELTQGSAPLTEPVKNDFSTPDARRRSILVKLLLHSPGSVSIADILSEFYISEFTLRSDEPHLKNWCDGFDLTLSRKSATMSVSGSEQSIRLALSDAFSAASEKPFLAATSLGDERILSTVERAVAHIEEDLNATIPQPYRMNLESHLYIVLLRARRPTLNATSRELGTGPDPEAPFTQVSLNALRELQKLSHLNLHISEAEYIRRYLVSSRTIGGHNTPVEVAPSGQRSEGLQVTDRFIDLVAEKVPGPFHSEKLRQDLADHITPMLNRLHFEVVVKNPLISQIQKEYREVYLAVTAAAPIIADEFNLPPISDHESGYISLYFAREKETHRRPIKTAVMCASGFGVSELLRVKLENRFPDLDIQGVYGLEDYPARIPDGIELIVSSVGVARQPQAFARVILVDSMLSKESERNVRDCIRNLR; encoded by the coding sequence ATGAGTCATTCACAGAGCAACTCGCAATTGTCTGCAGTGGTGCAGTTGTTGATCACTGAAGGTGACTTCCTGCGAGCAGCGCACGTGGCACAGCACTTGGGAGTTTCCACCAAAACGGTATACCGCTTAATTGAGGGTGCCAAGAAGGATCCGTCGTTAAGCAATATTATTGAAAGCCAGCGCGGGCTAGGTTTCCGCATTGCGCCGGGTCGCTTTGAAGATGCCCTTGAGTTAACTCAAGGATCTGCCCCGTTGACTGAGCCAGTGAAGAATGATTTTTCTACGCCAGATGCCCGTAGGCGTTCGATTTTGGTGAAGTTGCTGCTGCATTCGCCGGGTTCGGTGAGCATTGCTGATATTTTGAGTGAGTTTTATATCAGTGAGTTCACGCTGCGTTCTGATGAGCCACACTTGAAGAATTGGTGCGATGGTTTCGATCTGACGCTGTCGCGGAAATCTGCGACGATGTCCGTCAGTGGCTCTGAACAGTCGATTCGTTTGGCCTTGTCCGATGCTTTTTCCGCAGCCTCCGAGAAGCCGTTCCTGGCGGCAACGAGCCTGGGTGATGAACGCATTCTCAGTACTGTGGAGCGCGCTGTGGCGCACATTGAGGAAGATCTCAATGCCACGATTCCGCAGCCCTACCGCATGAATTTGGAGTCACACCTCTACATTGTGCTGCTGCGTGCCCGGCGCCCGACGCTCAACGCAACCTCGCGAGAGCTTGGTACCGGCCCAGATCCTGAGGCGCCGTTTACGCAGGTGTCTCTCAATGCGCTGCGGGAATTGCAGAAGTTGAGCCATCTTAACCTGCATATTTCTGAGGCTGAGTACATTCGTCGTTACTTGGTGTCCTCGCGCACGATCGGTGGCCACAATACTCCGGTAGAGGTCGCTCCCTCCGGGCAGCGCAGCGAAGGCCTCCAAGTGACAGACCGCTTTATCGATCTCGTTGCCGAGAAGGTTCCGGGGCCTTTCCACTCAGAAAAGCTTCGTCAGGATCTTGCCGATCACATCACGCCTATGCTCAATCGGCTGCATTTTGAGGTGGTGGTGAAAAATCCTCTCATCAGCCAAATACAAAAGGAATACCGAGAGGTATATCTAGCGGTCACCGCGGCAGCGCCAATCATCGCTGATGAGTTCAATCTTCCACCCATCAGCGATCACGAATCCGGCTACATTTCCCTCTACTTTGCCCGCGAGAAGGAAACCCACCGCCGCCCGATCAAGACCGCCGTGATGTGTGCCTCTGGTTTCGGTGTCTCGGAATTGTTGCGTGTGAAGTTGGAAAACCGCTTCCCAGACCTCGACATCCAGGGAGTCTACGGTTTGGAGGATTACCCGGCGCGCATCCCCGATGGCATTGAGCTCATTGTGTCCAGCGTCGGCGTCGCCCGCCAGCCGCAGGCCTTTGCCCGCGTGATCCTCGTCGATTCCATGCTGTCGAAGGAGAGTGAGCGCAATGTCCGAGACTGCATCCGCAACCTTCGATGA
- a CDS encoding PTS sugar transporter subunit IIA — MSETASATFDEIKVLVVDKPKNLKALIDAALLTNPSSIGTVLADINRRGSIGSTEIAPDFFLPHVVTDAVPRIQLVLGTSDTTTWLVVLMPTNATPGNKKAVSVLMRRLAYDDDIAALRSFHTTEQFQHYLSKLATPERNQR; from the coding sequence ATGTCCGAGACTGCATCCGCAACCTTCGATGAGATCAAGGTATTGGTCGTCGACAAGCCCAAAAACCTAAAAGCGCTTATCGACGCTGCCCTGCTCACCAACCCTTCCTCCATCGGCACGGTCCTTGCGGACATTAACCGCCGAGGCTCTATTGGCAGTACAGAAATCGCCCCCGACTTCTTCCTTCCACATGTGGTGACAGATGCGGTTCCCCGGATCCAGCTGGTCCTGGGAACCTCAGACACCACCACATGGCTTGTGGTTCTCATGCCAACCAATGCAACACCAGGAAACAAAAAGGCCGTCTCCGTGCTGATGCGTCGACTCGCATACGACGATGACATCGCCGCGCTCCGCTCATTTCACACCACGGAACAGTTTCAGCACTATCTCAGCAAACTTGCCACCCCTGAAAGGAACCAAAGATGA
- a CDS encoding PTS sugar transporter subunit IIA, whose product MSTPQSLAGLIDPELVELNAPYSSKQEVFEAVAKRLVTKGVVSDADALIRDIEFRETQGKTGIGNLIAIPHAKSSSVNSPSVSVIVLDQEIEWETLDDAGVQGIILFAVNDQPEGAREHLRLLSLFARKLAHTKVTDALIHASSTDDVVAAFA is encoded by the coding sequence ATGAGCACTCCTCAGTCACTCGCTGGGCTCATAGATCCCGAGCTTGTCGAGCTCAACGCCCCCTACTCCAGCAAGCAGGAAGTATTCGAGGCCGTCGCAAAGCGCCTTGTTACCAAGGGGGTCGTCTCCGACGCGGACGCGCTCATCCGCGACATCGAATTCCGGGAAACCCAAGGCAAAACCGGCATCGGCAACCTCATCGCGATCCCACACGCCAAGAGTTCCTCCGTCAACAGCCCCTCCGTCTCCGTCATCGTCTTAGACCAAGAAATCGAGTGGGAAACGCTTGACGACGCCGGTGTCCAGGGCATCATCCTCTTCGCCGTCAACGACCAACCAGAAGGCGCCCGCGAACACCTCCGCTTGCTCAGCCTTTTCGCCCGCAAACTTGCCCACACCAAAGTCACCGATGCACTCATTCATGCATCTTCCACCGACGACGTCGTCGCCGCCTTCGCCTAA
- a CDS encoding PTS fructose transporter subunit IIB, which translates to MNIVGIAACTMGVAHTYIASEKLEAAAKAAGHTIAVETQGTIGIENKLPSEAVAAADIVILAIDIAIAGRERFEGKRIIEVPTEVAIKSPKKLIAKAEEVHQADQAAVR; encoded by the coding sequence ATGAACATCGTTGGAATCGCAGCTTGCACCATGGGCGTTGCCCACACCTACATCGCATCCGAGAAGCTAGAAGCAGCAGCAAAGGCCGCAGGACACACCATCGCTGTCGAAACCCAGGGCACCATCGGCATCGAAAACAAACTCCCTTCCGAAGCCGTCGCTGCCGCAGATATTGTCATCTTGGCCATTGACATTGCCATCGCAGGACGTGAGCGTTTCGAAGGTAAGCGCATCATCGAAGTCCCTACCGAAGTTGCCATCAAGTCCCCCAAGAAGCTCATCGCCAAGGCTGAAGAAGTTCACCAGGCTGATCAGGCCGCTGTGCGCTAG
- a CDS encoding PTS fructose transporter subunit IIC produces MKDTLLGAWQKIGFKNHLLTAISYLIPVVTGAGFLIAIGMALGGSTSADLTEGGYSVWDAMAVMGAQGLGLLGMIISTGIAFSIAAKPGIAPGLIVGMTAIAVDAGFIGGLLGGFIAGFITLGVIRYLKVPMWARSLMPLVIVPLIASFLGGMIMVYIIGTPIQLLTTWLTEYLSSLGTASLLAYGIVIGVLAAIDYGGPINKTVFAFTLTLQAAGVNEPITALIVVNTATPLGFCAAHWIAKMFRKQIYTPVEKETLPSAFPMGLISIVESVLPIVLNDLVRCVIATGVGAAFGGATAMLLGADATVPFGGFLVMPTLSTPWTFLVAVLVNALVTGIVLALLKRDVRKVEHVAEVEEEDIDDAEIKIF; encoded by the coding sequence ATGAAAGATACGTTGTTAGGCGCATGGCAGAAGATCGGTTTCAAAAACCACCTGCTCACCGCCATTTCCTACCTCATTCCCGTAGTCACCGGCGCAGGCTTCCTCATCGCGATCGGCATGGCTCTCGGCGGTTCTACCAGCGCTGACCTCACCGAAGGTGGATACAGTGTCTGGGATGCCATGGCCGTTATGGGTGCCCAAGGCCTTGGTCTTTTGGGCATGATCATCTCCACCGGCATTGCGTTCTCCATTGCAGCGAAGCCCGGCATCGCCCCCGGCTTGATCGTTGGTATGACAGCGATTGCTGTCGACGCCGGCTTCATCGGCGGCTTGCTTGGTGGTTTCATCGCCGGGTTCATCACGCTTGGTGTTATTCGCTACCTCAAGGTTCCGATGTGGGCGCGTTCCCTCATGCCACTGGTTATCGTGCCACTGATCGCATCCTTCCTGGGTGGCATGATCATGGTGTACATCATTGGCACCCCGATTCAGCTCCTCACCACCTGGTTGACGGAATATCTGTCCTCCCTGGGCACCGCTTCGCTGCTGGCTTACGGCATTGTTATCGGTGTGCTGGCAGCCATCGACTACGGCGGACCCATCAATAAGACAGTCTTTGCCTTCACGCTTACTCTCCAGGCTGCTGGCGTGAACGAACCAATCACCGCGCTCATTGTCGTCAACACCGCAACTCCTTTGGGATTCTGTGCCGCCCACTGGATCGCCAAAATGTTCCGCAAGCAGATTTACACCCCGGTGGAGAAAGAAACCCTGCCTTCTGCCTTCCCCATGGGTCTGATCTCCATCGTGGAATCAGTCCTCCCCATCGTGCTCAATGACCTCGTGCGCTGTGTCATCGCAACCGGTGTAGGTGCTGCCTTCGGTGGTGCCACCGCGATGCTTCTCGGTGCTGACGCGACAGTCCCATTCGGTGGATTCCTGGTCATGCCGACACTAAGCACCCCATGGACCTTCCTCGTGGCAGTCCTTGTCAACGCCCTCGTTACCGGCATTGTCTTGGCGCTGCTCAAGCGCGATGTCCGCAAGGTTGAACACGTCGCCGAAGTCGAGGAAGAAGACATCGACGACGCCGAGATCAAGATCTTCTAG
- the alsE gene encoding D-allulose 6-phosphate 3-epimerase: MNDIRISPSLMTMDLDKFQEQLAFLNSRVDSYHIDIMDGHFVPNLALSPWFMQEVRKVSDLPLSAHVMATDPTFWTNELIAARADVICLHAEVLNGLAFRLADHIHNAGIDFGVVLNPETPVDVILPYLDEVQKVTLMTVDPGFAGQRFLPGSLAKVGELRKLREERGLDFDIEIDGSFNESSFVTMIESQADIYIIGRSGLFGLDDSIEAAWDTFATGLAKATGLNASGTKLYAGT, encoded by the coding sequence ATGAATGACATCCGAATCTCCCCATCGCTTATGACCATGGACTTGGATAAGTTCCAAGAACAGCTGGCCTTCCTCAACTCCCGCGTCGATTCCTATCACATCGACATCATGGACGGACACTTCGTGCCCAATCTGGCACTGTCACCGTGGTTCATGCAGGAAGTAAGAAAAGTCTCTGACCTACCGCTATCTGCACACGTCATGGCCACCGACCCCACTTTCTGGACCAATGAGCTCATTGCTGCGCGTGCAGACGTCATTTGCCTCCACGCGGAAGTCCTCAACGGTCTTGCGTTTAGGCTCGCCGATCACATCCACAACGCTGGCATCGACTTTGGTGTTGTCCTCAACCCCGAAACCCCGGTGGATGTGATCCTGCCATACCTCGACGAGGTGCAAAAAGTCACCTTGATGACGGTCGATCCAGGTTTCGCCGGTCAGCGCTTCCTGCCTGGTTCGTTGGCAAAAGTCGGTGAACTACGCAAACTCCGCGAAGAGCGTGGCTTGGACTTTGACATTGAAATCGACGGCTCATTCAACGAGAGTTCCTTTGTCACCATGATCGAGTCCCAGGCCGACATCTACATCATCGGGCGAAGCGGACTCTTTGGCCTTGACGATTCCATAGAGGCGGCGTGGGACACCTTCGCCACCGGACTGGCGAAGGCCACCGGACTTAACGCTTCCGGTACAAAGCTTTACGCTGGTACTTAG
- a CDS encoding DUF1846 domain-containing protein: MRTGFDRDLYIKMQSQHINERREQIGGKLYLEMGGKLFDDMHASRVLPGFTPDNKIAMLTELKDELEILVAINAKDLERKKTRADLDISYEEDVLRLVDVFRELGFLAEHVVLTQLEDDNYQALAFKQRLERLGLKVAVHRVIPGYPTDARRIVSEEGFGINEYVETSRNLVVVTAPGPGSGKLATCLSQIYGDHQRGIKSGYAKFETFPIWNLPLEHPVNLAYEAATADLDDINIIDPFHLAAYDQKATSYNRDVEVFPLLKTMLEMLSGSSPYQSPTDMGVNMAGHAIFDDEACQYAARQEIIRRYFKALVDERREESDNIISSRIAIVMSKAGCTIDDRRVVASALAVEEATGAPGSAIELNDGRLVTGKTSELLGCSAAMVLNALKELAGIDRSVDLLSPESIEPIQTLKTQHLGSRNPRLHTDEVLIALSVSAANSENARRALEELKNLQGCDVHTTTILGSVDEGIFRNLGVLVTSEPKYQRKALYRKR, translated from the coding sequence ATGCGCACCGGATTCGATCGCGACCTTTACATCAAGATGCAGTCGCAGCACATCAATGAACGGCGCGAGCAGATCGGCGGCAAGCTGTATCTGGAAATGGGCGGCAAATTGTTCGATGACATGCATGCCTCCCGAGTTCTGCCAGGGTTCACTCCCGACAACAAAATCGCCATGCTCACCGAGTTGAAAGATGAGCTAGAAATCCTCGTCGCCATCAATGCGAAAGACCTTGAACGCAAGAAAACCCGAGCTGACCTAGACATTTCTTATGAAGAAGATGTGTTGCGCCTCGTCGACGTTTTCCGTGAATTGGGATTTTTGGCTGAGCACGTTGTGCTCACCCAGCTTGAAGATGACAACTATCAAGCGTTGGCATTCAAGCAGCGCCTGGAGCGGTTGGGTCTGAAGGTAGCTGTCCACCGCGTGATCCCTGGTTATCCAACAGATGCTCGCCGCATTGTCAGTGAGGAAGGGTTCGGCATCAATGAATATGTGGAAACCAGCCGCAATTTGGTGGTTGTGACAGCGCCGGGTCCGGGATCAGGAAAACTTGCAACGTGCTTGAGCCAAATCTATGGCGATCACCAGCGCGGAATTAAGTCAGGGTACGCCAAGTTTGAAACCTTCCCGATTTGGAATCTGCCTCTTGAACACCCCGTCAACCTTGCATATGAGGCTGCGACTGCAGATCTGGACGACATCAATATCATCGATCCTTTCCACCTCGCCGCCTATGACCAAAAGGCCACCAGCTACAACCGCGACGTGGAAGTTTTCCCTCTGCTGAAGACCATGCTGGAGATGCTGTCAGGTTCTTCGCCGTACCAGTCCCCCACGGATATGGGCGTGAACATGGCAGGCCACGCCATTTTCGATGACGAAGCATGCCAGTACGCCGCCCGCCAAGAGATCATCCGCCGTTACTTCAAAGCGCTTGTCGACGAGCGTCGCGAAGAATCCGACAACATCATTTCTTCGCGCATCGCCATTGTGATGAGCAAGGCCGGGTGTACTATCGACGACCGCCGCGTGGTTGCCAGCGCACTGGCTGTCGAGGAAGCCACCGGCGCGCCGGGTTCGGCGATTGAGCTTAACGACGGGCGACTCGTGACAGGTAAGACTTCCGAGCTGCTGGGCTGCTCCGCCGCGATGGTCCTGAATGCCCTGAAGGAATTGGCGGGGATTGATCGCTCCGTTGATTTGCTCTCCCCTGAGTCAATTGAACCTATCCAAACGCTGAAGACCCAGCACTTGGGTTCCCGCAATCCCCGCCTGCACACTGATGAAGTACTCATTGCGTTGTCGGTCTCTGCGGCCAACTCCGAGAATGCTCGTCGTGCGTTGGAGGAATTAAAAAATCTCCAAGGATGCGATGTCCACACCACGACGATCTTGGGATCGGTTGATGAAGGCATTTTCCGCAACCTTGGAGTATTGGTGACGTCTGAGCCTAAGTACCAGCGTAAAGCTTTGTACCGGAAGCGTTAA
- the dps gene encoding DNA starvation/stationary phase protection protein Dps, whose amino-acid sequence MSNYTVPGINQNDAKQLIDGLQERLTDYNDLHLILKHVHWNVTGPNFIAVHEMLDPQVDLVRGYADEVAERISTLGGAPIGTPEGHVADRTPLQYERNAGTVQDHLADLNRVYTQVLTGVRESMATAGPVDPVTEDIYIGQAAELEKFQWFIRAHIVDADGNIQE is encoded by the coding sequence ATGAGCAACTACACAGTCCCCGGAATCAATCAGAATGACGCCAAGCAGCTTATTGATGGACTGCAAGAGCGTCTCACCGACTACAACGACCTCCACCTCATCTTGAAGCACGTGCACTGGAACGTCACCGGCCCAAACTTCATCGCCGTCCACGAAATGCTCGACCCGCAGGTTGACCTCGTGCGCGGATATGCAGACGAAGTTGCAGAGCGAATCTCTACTTTGGGTGGCGCGCCCATTGGCACCCCTGAAGGACACGTGGCAGATCGCACCCCTCTGCAATACGAGCGCAACGCAGGCACTGTACAAGACCACCTCGCAGACCTCAATCGCGTGTACACCCAGGTATTGACAGGCGTCCGCGAGTCCATGGCTACCGCCGGCCCTGTAGATCCAGTAACTGAGGATATCTACATTGGCCAGGCTGCTGAACTAGAGAAGTTCCAGTGGTTCATCCGCGCTCACATCGTTGACGCAGATGGAAACATCCAGGAGTAA